The genomic stretch AATGAACGTGGAGTTGATCATGTCCTCTCTTTTACAAGGACGTGAACAGTTTACAGAACTTGAATTGGTAAAAGGTCAACAAATTGCTCGTGAACGAATTCATGTTGAACGAATGATACAGCGCTTAAAGTGTTATCACATATTTGACCGTGTAATACCATTTGACATGGCTGGTTCTTTAAAACAAATCATAACTGTAGCACCATGATTATGAAAACTTTCAAGACCTTATTTTAAAAGatgtaaattaaatttatatacacaaaaattctgtttttcaCTTTTTCTCTTTTGATGCAATTTCTGGTTGTACGTACttaaaataaaatgacaaaataGATGATTGTAGCTTTTCCCAATACACTGCATCAAATTGAACTCTATCAATTACCATTCCTTTTgaagtataaaaaacaaagtcatACCAAGTTTGACATGTAAGAGCTAGCTGCATTTGAACTTGATTATAATATGTATGATTTTTATTGATATGTACAGTATTTGATTCACTGTTGTAAATGATACATTGTTCTTTCGAAATAGAGCAAACATCTTTCGGATCGATATCTTTATAGTGCTCACTACATTTAACCTCCAGTATTCCAAAAGACGCGCCATCAAAAACTTTTCCATCAGGAGTGGCacccaaaacaaaattttgcgaATCAATAACCAATCCACATTGATCTACAGAAATCTTCCAACCCGATAGGCGCATAAATTTTTCATATGCTTGGATGGCGATGGGCTCAAAAAAATCTCATTTTCATTTgcacaactttgtttttttgtcaccaAATACAATGTTATGAGCTATAGTTTTGATCCCCTTctcagtttttttatttagatcacCAATTTTATTAATTTGCATCTCTTGCTTGGTCACACGTATTAACTTCGATTTCTACAGCATGTGCAGAAGGTGACCTTAATTCATTCAATATGGCCAATTTTTCCTCATACATTCCACTTCTTAAGTATTCATCTGTATTTAATTGAATTAACAGGAAAACTTGGATAAGTGTTATATTCAGTTAGGTTTCCTGTGACTGTAGAAATGCTAGAATATACAGCGAAATCAGCTGGCATTGGGGAACATTGATGCGATAAAGTAGAACCAACCGGCATTGCTCCATACATTGTATCTTTAAACAGAAGCGGATCAGGATTTATGATTCTCTTAGCATGATTTTTTGTCTCGCTATTCAAAAAACTTCCAAATTATAAGCTGGCTCATGTTTTGTATGGTCGAAACTGGGGAAGTGATGGTTATATCCGATATTGGGACTTTATCAACACGATTTTTACTCTGAGGAACTGACCACTCACAGGCCTTTGATGTGCATACTTTGGGttctgaaataatttttaagttatccAGGACCCATTTAGCTAACAACTTCATCAAAGCGTAAGCGTGAGAACAAGTTCCCACCTTTCCAGCTGGACATTGGTAAAAACAATGCATGATTTCAATTGATAATTTATCAATGGCAACAAAAATCCATCTATCTGCTTTCTTCAAGCTTGCGCCACACACACCTTTCAAACTAAATATATTATCATTTTTCTTTGCATGTATTGAACCaacatcaataaaattttcttccaGGAATTGTTCACTTCAAATAAATGGTTTGTTAATTTTGAGAGAATTTTCTAATACCAGGTCATTGATCTTTTTATGTTACTGTTCGATTTCGTATATTGTTATTTTTGGCAAATTTGTGATGTCTTTTGTCCAGCTGCGTTTTTCAGATGACCTATTCCGATCATTAACACCTCTGGACATTGGATAATGATATTCCCATTATTTGTCTTCCCCGGTGCTAACAAAGTTCCAAGTTTCTCAGCTTTTTTTCTCAGCCATTTTTTATCACGAGTTGGATCTACAATGTTATTATGTGTGCTATTTTTATAGTACTGCAGCACCCtgataaaaaaggaaaacatttttgcttaCTGATGTTCAATTTCTACAAAACATACATTTAACATGCAGCAAAATTAGAATAGTCACTCAAATAGTGGTTTATTAACATGGACAAACCTAACTTGTGTCTCCTTCAAAGTGTCTATTTCTTTCACCTCTATAAATTAACCACTTCTTCAAATGTTCAGCTTTATAACAAGCTAGATTTTTAACATCGATGTGAACAGTATCATCATCAATGTCATCTTCTTGTAGTTTGATAGACGAAGgatctaaaaaaacaagtttgtgCTATCTAAACCTTCATCACAATTTACACAGACTAGCTACCTAGCCACCACAATCACCACAGATTACGAAAATATATGGTACTCACCAACAAGAGAATCTTCAAAAAAGTTGTAGAAATCAGGAACTTCTATGTATAATTCCATATCTGCATTTAAAGTTAGTTGCTAGCAAAaatagaccatttcggagattacgcgccattatggattttcgaAGCCCGGTGGGGCAAGTTGCCATTTGAACCCTATATGCCGTAGTAGAAATATCtcttaaaacacacaaaaagaaaCGAGTTATGTATACACTCTTAGCGTGCTTAGGTCTTCGAATGTTTTTATCTAAGTAACAGGGGATAACACCAGACAACATTTATTTAAGCGTATTGCTTTGATCTATTAATGAATTAtaaatagcaattaaatacacgTGTAGGACGCAGGTATACTgagtgttttattattatttttgactcctatttaatacatttaaaatttaacgcTGAAGTGGATATTTAATtaactttaaacatatttttacgaTCAAATTATGCCTCTTACAACGTATgatgattttttagaacttagtgtgaggcagctgactgacttcttgtcagctcttacaacgtatgtggattttttagaacttagtaTGAGGCAGCTGACTCACTTCTTGTGGACTGAGTAATAGTTAAGTTAATCGCCAGAGCTTTTGCTGCAATGGAACTTATTATGCCAATAATTTAAACAAGCTTCacagagtaatttatttatttatcataaatatttacactttagtaataaTTTACTGCTATAATTGCATGTCCTGATAAAGAAACCGAtagatatacatatatatataacaaaacatcatgtaaaatatacattgtgCCTGAAACAAATAACATAGAAGAACAAAAAATAGAATACCACTTtagtctagtaaactaaactcatcatttttccctttttgatatttttcaataagggaagcgtacaaaaaaa from Hydractinia symbiolongicarpus strain clone_291-10 chromosome 12, HSymV2.1, whole genome shotgun sequence encodes the following:
- the LOC130622037 gene encoding uncharacterized protein LOC130622037; its protein translation is MRLSGWKISVDQCGLVIDSQNFVLGATPDGKVFDGASFGILEVKCSEHYKDIDPKDVCSISKEQCIIYNSESNTVHINKNHTYYNQVQMQLALTCQTWYDFVFYTSKGMVIDRVQFDAVYWEKLQSSILSFYFKYVQPEIASKEKK